From the genome of Tenrec ecaudatus isolate mTenEca1 chromosome 1, mTenEca1.hap1, whole genome shotgun sequence:
TTATGTTTGGGCCCATCGacccagccactgtgtccgtcatcCTTTTCACGGCActgctactttatcaagcatgctaTCTTGAACTATAGATAAGTAGAGATGATAGCTAGCGATGATTGACAGACAGACAAGGATCGCAGGATCAGCAGCATCTGAGTCGTCTGTGCAGCCTGGCGACTGTACTGGGCGAAGAGAATGAGTCGCAGGCTGAGCCCAGAGTCACCCAAGCATTTAGAGTCTGGCAGAAGAGGGGCAGCCTCAAAGGTGAGAGGGAAACCAGGGGGAACTGGGGCGTGGGGGAACCACTGGACCCAAGACACAGCGTTTCaagatagaggaaggagctttatCAGCTTTATCAAATAATGTTACAAAACCAAGCCTGATAAGGGCCACAAACTCTCCGACAGATGCGCTGCCGGAGGCCAGGACCAGATCAGAGGCAACGGAGAAGCGGAGACACTGACATGGAGGAAGGGTGAGGGGAGGGGCGGCAGACACAGACTCGGGGAACTTTTTTTGTTGAAGGCTAGGTTTTCCATGTGTGGCTCTCCGTCTCGAGGGTCGTAGGTATTGCTTGGGGAGCTTATTTGAAATGCAGGCTCCCAGGCTACTGCCCACAAGAGTCTGACTCACGGGGTCTTAGGGGGTGCCCAGGAATATGCATTCCGCCAAGTAGCCCCACCTAAGCGATGCTGATAAGTGGCTGATAAGACCCTGCTTGGGCTGACACTGGATGGTGAGGGGCAGAGTCCAAGAGTGAGGGACCCCTTGAAGCTAAGGAGACCTGGGCTCCGGAGGGCATCTCACTGCTGTCACAGAGCACGGGGCACTTTGGGGGCACTTTGCACCACCAAGTCCTGTTTCCTCTGTGAGGGATGCAGGGAGGTGTCGGGGGGACAGAAGTTAATGAAGGGAGGAGAGCCAGCCGGTGGACCTCTTTCCTACAACAACTTCAGGGGAGTGGCTGGCAGGAGGGGTTATTTCAATTTTATAGGTGAGGATGTTAGCTCCAATCGGATGATGCGTTCGGTCAGTGCTCCATAGCTGCTGAGTGCCGGAGCTGGACCCCGGAAtcctgtccactcactcattcattcatccacGAGTCTGGTTAGCATTCCCTTCATTGAAGTCCTGTCATgcgcagaagaaaggtctggagaccCAGCTCTAAAACTCCAGCTGTTGAAAACCCACTGGAGCCTTGTTCTCCTCTGATGCCCGTGGGGTGGCCATGAGGTGGAGTTGGCCACCGACGggtcatttttttcttctgttttacacACAGGCCCGAGTGGGCAGTGAGTAGGGGAGGGGTTGGTACGTTGCAATGTAGTCAGGCCCAGAGCTCTGCCCAGCCTGGCTCCGTTTCAGGAACTCCTTGTTACTGGGGAGTCCTGAAATGGTCGGCATGTGTGAGAGGAGaggcaggcccaggcctgagCCCCAGGAATGTGGGCACATAGGGgtcagtattgaaagtaccacggacggcTGAAGGGACAGGccgatctctcttggaagaagttcggccagagtgctccttagagacaagcacatactgtggacgtgttgtcaggagaggccaggccccggaggggcagcaaagacaaGAAATGCCCTCCAGGACAGGGATTGACACcgaggctgcagccatgggctcgggcacaggaacacGTGTGAGGACTACTGGGGACTGGGCCAGTGTGTCGCTCTgttgtgggtcggaaccaactccagGGCCCGTAACAAGAACAGCGGGAGCCAGGTTGAGAAGGGTCTGGTATGGGGGTCTGAGAGGGAGGGAAAACCAGGAGTGGGAAAGCTGCTCAGGGCCTCAGTGGGTGTAGGGCCCAGGTGGCACCAAGCCAGAGAGGGACCTATGCCCCACCACGCCACAGAGGAAAGCTTTCTAAAACCCAAGGCTTGCCGCCGCCTCGCCAGCCCCCAGGTCTGTGTCTTTGCCGTTTTCCTCTCCCCTCTGTGGATAAGATGAAGGAGCCCGGTGGTTCTGgggtaggcactgggctgctgactgcaaagccggcagttcaaacccaccagctgctctgcaggagagagacgaggctgacGGTAAGattcaccatctcagaaaccttacatagggtcactgtgagtcggaatggacttgagggcagtgggtatgGATAAGGCGGGTTGTTCCTTTAATtagattaaatcattttattggaggctctcacagctcttatcacaatccatccatccagggcatcaagcacatttatacataagttgccatcctcattctcaaaacaggtcTCTCACACCACGTTCCCTGTCACTCTCtccacacaccaccacccacccgACGCCCGAGCCACTCCTGCTCCTCTTCAGCCAGATCCTGGGGACATTCTCCCTAGAGCCGGGGGCTGCTTACTCCCCTGGTTATACACCCTCAGAGCACTCACACTTGGAACAGTGGGGGGCCGGGCAAGTGACCCTGATGGACCCACCCTCCGAGGGCTCCTCCAGGGATCCCCTCCCCAGGCTCGCTCCCTGTGCAGCTCCCTGCGAATCCCCACAAGGTTGTGTGCGGGTGTCTGAGAGCCTCCCCCAACCTCAGGGCTGAGCGGCAGCCAAGCGCTCAGCCAAGGAAGCAGGGCCGGATGGGAGAAAGAAGATGGAGAGtttggcagtggggtggggagctGGGGCCCACGGTCCCACTGAGCACGGGGCTTCCCTCCCGCGCTCTTGGCAGGCCTGCGTGCGCACCTTCAATGAGACGCCCCTCCAGTTGCTGGAGAAGGTCAAGAACGTCTTTAATGAAACAAAGCAGCTCCTTCAAAACAACGGCAACGTTTTCAGCAAGGACTGCAGGGACAGCTTTGCCAAGTGCTCTGGCCAAGGTAAgtcagaggggagagagggaggggccggactggcaggggcaggggtagggctGGCGGGTTGGAGgcagtgaggggaggggagggactacTTGTTCTGCTACTCGTGCTCCTGTGTGTGTAGATGTGCTTGTGTCATGTACATGTGTGGCTTCATGTACCTCTGGGTCTTCCTGGGCACATGTCTCCTctggcatgtgtgtgcatgtccaCTCACATGTGTCTGCATGCCAAGGCACCAAGATCACACTGCTGCCTGAGAGATCAGGGAGGAGcacagccctctctttgaggAGCCTGTCGGCGGGAGGCTGTTCCCACGGGCGCTATCTGGCTGAACGTGTGGAGGGCCTGGTGTAGGGGCCAGGGCCCATGCCCCAGCAGCCCTGCTGAGCATCACCAGGACAGCCCGGCTCCGAAAGTCCCCAGGATGCCTGGAGTGTGTCCCCTCAAGGGACACAGGCAGGAGTTGAAGTCTGAGCATCATTCAAACTCTCCCAGTGCTGGCTCAGCTGCATACCTGTGTGTCCTGCGTGTCTTCGTCTCTGCGTCCTGTGCCACACGTGTCCCCCTACAGCTCCCCCGAGACTCGGCCACCTGCCGGTGGCCAAGTCCTATCTCATTGCTTCCGTACCAAGGCCTCAAGCCACGGCCGTGTTCTAGCTCCAGTGGGTTCTTGCCTGTGGCTGTGGCCGTGTGGTCGCTGGCTGTGCATGAAACTCTCTGCTTTCCACCCCGCATGGTGTCTGGGCCAGAGGGGTTCTTGTGTGAGTCCTGGAGGCCCCTTCTCAAGCATGAGGCTCTGGCTGCTGGCACCCTGGCATGGCATCTGGCTGGCCGGAATTCtagcaaggccagtggttctctcGTCTTCCCTGACCTTACCCACAGGCTGTGTACGAAGCCCTCTCCCTGCACTGACCCCTGAGACCCCtcactccctccacccccaggtgGAGTGTGCGCATCCACGCCATCCCATAGTCCTCTCCTTGGCCCCAAGGCCGGGTTAGTGGgtgtggggacccccaggcccagGCCCCCATTTTCTCGGCCCCTCTAAGAAAGCTGTGCTAGATGCTGGTGACTCTATCTcctccccatctttctctctccccctctctctctgtggtTCTTTCAGATGTGGTGACCAGGCCTGATTGCAACTGCCTATACCCCAAAGCCTCCCCTAGCAGTGACCTGGCCTCAGCCTCCCCTCACCAACCCCTCGCCCCCTCCATGGCCCCCATGGCTGCCTTGAGCTGGGCGGACTCCGAGGGGGTGGAGGGCAGCTCCTCCTTGCCCAGCGAGCAGGCCTTTCAGTCAGTGGACCCCGGAAATGCCAAGCAACGACCCCCAAGGAGCACCTGCCAGAGTTTGGGGAGTCCAGAGACCCCAGGCGTCGAGGGCAGCCCCCCGGCCAGCTCACCTCCGCCCCACACCTCTGCCGGGGACCCTAGTCCTGGGATGGATGGCATCCTTGACCCTCTGTTGGGCACCAACTGGGCCCCAGAAGAGTCCTCTGGAGAGGCCAATGAGGGTCCTGCACCTCAAGGAACCGAACCCACCACCTCCAGGTCGGGAGAGGGCAGCATCCAGGCAGAGAGTGCCAGGCCCAGCGACCGCCTCTTGGTAGCCTCTCCACCAGCCGGAGCAGATGAGGCCCAGGAGCCGGCAGACAGCGCTGGCCCTGCTTTGCCCAGTGAAGACCCTGCCCTGCCCATGGGCCAAGCCTGGACATCTGAGAAGACAGACAGGACGCTGGCCCTGCCCAGAGGCCATCAGACACCGGGCGCCCCTAGGACACTGACTCTGCGCCCACAAGGCCTCCGCAGAGTTTCCACTCTTTCTGCTCAGCCAAGCCTCCCCAGAAGCCGCTCAGGGGGCAATGTGCTGCCTCTCGGGGAGCTGGAGGGCAAGCGGAGCACCAGGGATCGCAGGAGCCCCACGGAGCTGGAAGGAGGACAAGCAAGGGAGGGGGCAGCCAGGCCCCAGGCCCACCTTAACCCCATCCCTTTGACTGATGCAGGCAGTGAGAGGCAGCATGTGGGACCCTCCGACCCCAAACTCCCTGGCTTTGTCTTCCGCCTGCTGGTGCCCAGCATCATCCTGGTCTTGCTGGCCGTCGGCGGCCTCCTGTTCTACAGGCGGAGGCGGCGGGTAAGAAGAAGGGCGGCGGAGGGAGAGGAGCTGCCGGGGCGGGGTGGAGGGACAGCCCCCCATCCTATAGGCACAGAAAGGGAGCGGACTGAGCACAGCATAGAGAGATGGGGGGCGAGAGCCTCTTCAAGACTGCTGAAGACTCAGCTGACTCAGGGGTCAGCAGAAAGGAATGGGTCCAGCGGAgaaggaaaatgtgtgtgtgtgtgtgtgtgtgtgtgtgtgtgtgtgtgtgtgtgtgtgtgtgtctgtctgtctgtctgtctgtctgagccTTGGGGCTCTGCAGCACTGGGCATGAGGACCCATGATGATTTCCAGTGGGGAGGCCACACAGCTGTCTCTTGGCCCCTGGGTAGCCGGGGACAGAAGGGGAGACTTGCCACTCTTCTGGGCTATGCTGGCTGGGGAAGGGGCCCTTGCTTCGCCTGGGTCtcccagcccctcaggagccggcTTTCCTCTCTCCAGAGCCATCGAGAGCCTCAGGCAGCAGAATCCCCCCTGGAACAGCCAGAGGACAGGTGAGGGGCCTCAGGGGAAGGCCTGGGAGCCTAGCTTTCCCTGTATAGTTGCATTGGGTTGGGagcggtgggggttgggggtggggacggGACGGCTTCTCCCACTTAAATTGAGGAATTGGCAGTGCAGAGGgaatggggtgtggggggagactCCCCTCATTCTAGGTATCTGGGATTTCTCCTGGCTTCTCGCTGGGGCGTTACTTAGGGGGCCCTTTCTCCCTAAGCCTGCTGACGTCTCATACCAGCTCCATGTCCGTCTGCAGCCCTCTGACCCAGGATGAGGACAAACAGATGGAGCTGCCAGTATAGAGGGATGCTAAGGTAAGACGCTGGTTTTGAGCTCACTCTACCACTTAAAACGAGCTACACCCTTTTCAGGTTCCCCCGGTGCCCCAGACACTcgtacaccccctccccccacccgaaACCCCCCCTCTCCTCTGCTCCCTTTTTCCGTCCATCCCCTGGTGTGGACCACCCTCTCCAGGCCGGCCCTCGGGTCAGTCCTACCGCCGCCGCCTCGGAGACCAGCACCATGCCCTCTCCCCTGCATCTCTGTGTGCAGTCCGCTGTCTTGCAGCCATCTCCTGGACCCACAGAAACCCCAGCCCTCTCTCTGTACTGCCAAGGAATCTGCAGTAGCTCTGGGCTGCTGTTTCAAACCCAACATGTGCGCCGGTGGCTTCCGAGCCCCCACCGCAGCTGCCCTTCCCATGCTTCCCGCTCTTGTTTGCTCCCCCCTCTGGCCGTTCTCCTCAGCCAAGGTCCTTTCCACCTCCCTGGCCCTTAATCACGGGGCCTTCGAACCTCGAACCTCGGGCGTGGAGGGTTCTCAGAGGTCAGTTGGCTCAGTATCCCCCCTCTCTCCGCCAACTGAAGGCCACACACTCCCGATTCCAGGCAGCCACAGCCCGGGCCATCTCCGGTGAGCGTGGAGAGAAGGCTCTGCTGCCTTCCCTGCCCCCTCTACACCAGTCCTTCTGAGCGCCTCATGTCTTTCAAGTCAGTTAGTCATAGCCCCTTGCAGGGTTTTCTGAGCTCCATGGAGTCAAGTCCCTCAAACATTCCTTATATGATGTGGTTTTCAGACCCCTCACCATCCTGGTCGCCCACCTTTGGACATACTCGTTTGTCAATGTCCCTCTGAAAATGTGGCAGCCAGCCCTGGACACAGTCCTCCAGATGTTGTGTGACCAGCTCAGAGTACAGTGGGCCCATAACCCTCCTTGATCGGGACAGTATTCTTCCCCCCATGCACACCTCTTTCCGCACTAAGACCTCAGCACTCTGTGGTCACGTGGTGAACGGGTGCCCTCTTTAAACTCCTAGTCCCGGTCCCCATCCACCTCCATGCAAGCCGGACCTTTTACTTggacaagtcttttttttttttaacggaaCTGCAGGACTTGATATGCACCCTTGCTAAAACACCTGCTTATTTCTGTCcatcacccaggcctggggaaaatGCTAGCCCcaactggggcccccaggccttgaAGAGGGTCTCCTAGTGTCTTTGCCCACGTTCTTGGTAAAGATTCGGCCCTTACTCTTCTGACCCCCACTCCCTGGCACCCCAGACCACGGCCCCATGCCCCCTTCCCTCGGCCCACCACTAGCCCATCAGAAGCCCGCTGTCCTCTGGCGGTTTCCTTCATTCCCAGCCCTCCTGCTCTGTTTCACTAATACTAGAACGGTTTTGCACTTATTTGAATGTTGTTGTTGTAAGTTCTTAAGTCTTAGCTTCTGTGTCTATGTATCTCCCACACCCTACCCAGGTTGTAATCTCCTCTAGGGCAGGGAATAtgtctactttttttctttttctttttttgcgttTTTCTTCTCTCCCGAGTTCTAGTATAGACAGGGCTAATTTACACTTGCCAACAGATCAATAAATGTGGACTGGTCTGACGGATGGACTCACAGCCTCGCCGTGGCCAGCTGTCTCTAGCCGATGAACCTTCTGCCTAATGATTAACCAGCTGATTGACTCTGACTGACTGACCTGCTGGCTGACTGTCCAACTAGTTTATTGACTATTATCTGACCAGCTCAGAAGACAGTGAACCTATGAGCTTTCTTGATTGGGGCAATATTCTTGTAAGGTGACTGGCTAATCGATAAGCTGTCTGATTGGCTAATTGACTGTCTTGACTGCCTGGGTCATTGGGATGAGTCATTTAAGTTGCCAATCATATCCCGTACCAAATGCAAGCAAGTGCTTAGGGCCTTCCCAGGTGCATGCGACAGTGCTAGGGCACTTCCAGAGACTGAGGGGATCTGACCGATGCTCCAAGTGTGTGGCGGGGGCCTATTTAGAAGAGATCAAGAAAACACACCCTGGCATCCTGGGAGCCATTTTGTGGGAAGGCTGGGTCAGCTGGGCCCCTGACAAGGCTGTGAGCTGGGAGGGTGGCAGTGAGCAGCGGTCCCTGGGATGCCACTGTCTGTCTACTGGCTGTCTCCTGTTTAGTCTTGGCTCCCTCCCCTGtctgccctcagccctcctcttccGCCTCTTCAGATTGTCCCACCAAGATCAGGTTGGTCCTGTCCTGAGGTTGCCCCTGGCTGGGAGACTCAGTGTCAACCCCCAGACTGACTGGTGCTCTTCTGAGAGAGATGCGAGAGAGTCCCAGAGGCAGGGACACGGAGGAGGGCTAGAAGCAGAGATGGAGAGGGGAGCTGTAGGCACAGATGGAGACCAAGACTGGAGGCAGAGTTGGAGAGGGGGCTGGAGGTAGAGATGGAGACAGGGACTGGaggcagaggtggatgggggtggggtgggggtggaggcagaGATGGACAGGAAAGCTGGAGGCAGAGACTGGGGACTGGAGGCAGAGACAGCGAGAGGAGAATGAGCCACACAAAGAAAACTCAGCCCAGGGGACCGGGAGATGGGGCCCCTGGCCGGAGCTTGCCCCActggccctccttccctcctgcgCCCAGTGGGGCCTGTGGCCTGGCTGTACCCAGCATGGCTCCCTAAGCAACCCAGCTGCTTCCTGTATGGGCTCTGGCTCCCTCCAGAGCATGGGAATGGGCTGGGAGCCAGAGGCCGAGGTCCCTTCTTCCTTCCATGCCCACCCCGGGCTTTGCCAGCAGGGTCTGTGGACAAGCCGGGTGGGAGGCACCACACAGGGTCCAAGTCAAACTGTTGGCTGGAGTCCAGGGGATTTCTGCTCtgaggacaaagtgttctggggATGCTGGgacaggggggtggagggggggcttggaggggagagggcagggcCCTGACGCCCATGGATGATGGGGGAGGCCAGAGCCCATCCAGGAAGCAGCTGGGTTGCTTAGGGGTTAGCATGCCTAATGGCATGGTGGGAGTTTCCTGGTCCCACCCCTGCCTCTAGACTTTTCCACTCTGGCCTTCAGTTCTTGGTCTTCAGTTGCCTCCTCCCTGCCATCGGAAAGCATCCTTGAGGACTCTCAGATCTGAAGAGCAGGGTGGAGGCGAGGATGAAAAGCCCCTCACCCTTGCCCCCCTGTGACCTTCTGGCCTTGCCAGAGGAGCAGCTGTCCCTCAAGTGTCCCCTTCCGTCCCTGCCAGGCCCCTGAGCAATGAATGCCCCCACCACGCGGCCCTGCTCAATCCTCCACCAACCCCATAGCCTTCCCCTGTGGTCCCTGGTTCCCTCAGGAGGAGGTAGGAGGTGAGGCCAGTCTGGCCAGAGGCTTGGACCGTGTCCAGCGAAGGCCGCCTGGCCCCTCTGTGGTGTCTGAGGTGGCTGGGAAGGCGCGGGAAAGGACGGGAGGAAGCTCTCCCTGCCGCAGCCCGCAGGAACGCGGCCCTGTCTCTCCCACCCATGTCCTCTGCGACCCTCGTCCACTTCCATTCAGCTgacgagtctctctctctctctctctctctctctctctctctctccctacagCTGGGCGCACAGGACAGCCTCTCCGTAGGCGGAGAAGTAATGGGGCGTTCACCACCAACCCTCCCCAGCCGTTCCCCTGGGATGGTGGCCTGCCCAGGACGAGCGGCCCTGCCTGCCAGGACTGGACCAGCACAGCCAGGCTGGGGCCCCGCCGACTTCAACCCTCTGACCCTCACCTGACTGAAAGAGGGCTCAGGGGAGCTGCCCCCCGAGCTGCCAGTATTTATTATGGGCCCTGGAGGCTCCTATCTGCTTGAAGAAGGCTGTCAAGCCTggctcaggaccctcagcccccaggggctGCACCGGCTGGCCGGCCCCACGCTCCCTTCGAAGCCAACACCTGGGTCAGGGACCCAGGCCTGTGGACGTGGGAGAGCAGACCAGGGGCTGAGGAACTGGCAGAGCCCTTGTGCCCAGAGGACCCGCCTGGTGGCAAGAGCAAGCAAGGGCACGTTCCCACTGAGAGGAACATGAGACTGGCAGGGCGGGACAGCGTAGGCTGGAGTTCTGGGAAGACGCGTGCAGCCCGAATGACGGGAAGAGGCCTCTGGACCTGCTGCAGGTCTGCGCCGACAGCCCAGAAGATTCTACACCCTTCCCTCACCTAAGTGCCCTCTCTGGTTGCTGGGTGGAGAAGGGAGACTAGCCCTGCCCTCAGGACCTGCCTGGCCTGCTCCTGATGCCAAAGGGAGGGCCGAACGCTGCCtctgccccccctccctgctcccttcctTCCAGCCCCTGCCAGAGCACCCAGGAGGCCACGTGGAGGCCGCCCCTCATGAAGGAAGCCATTGCACTGTGAACACTGAACCTGCCTGCTGTACAGCCGACCTGGGCCGCCCCGCCCAGGTGAACAgccatccgtccgtccgtccgtccgtccatcctcccaccctccagCCTCTCCCAGCTTCCCAACCGGGCACCTGAGCTGGCCTCGCCTGTCCATGGAGGAAGCCCGAAGACCTGGCCTTCCCATGTGGCCCTGACACTCcagggagaagggggtgggggagtagccCTAGCTGGTCCTTAGGCTGCCCATTGTTCCCCAAGTTGCTGCATCTTGCACTTTGAAGTCCCCAAGAGGGAAGTgactcatggggggtggggggagagcagaGAGAAAGGGGCTTCAGGGTGAGCTCTGACAGGTGGTTCTTGGCCCCTGGCCCTAAGCCCAACCGCCTTCCCCTCGCCTCCTGCACCAGCCACCGTTGACGG
Proteins encoded in this window:
- the CSF1 gene encoding macrophage colony-stimulating factor 1 isoform X1, whose translation is MTARGAAGRCPPTAWLGPWLLLASLLVGRSVPEKVPGYCKDMITNGHLKILQHLIDSQMQTSCQIAFEFVDRDQLSDPVCYLKKAFLLVQDIMEDTLRFKDNTPNANATVQLQELSLRLKHCFATDHEEQGKACVRTFNETPLQLLEKVKNVFNETKQLLQNNGNVFSKDCRDSFAKCSGQDVVTRPDCNCLYPKASPSSDLASASPHQPLAPSMAPMAALSWADSEGVEGSSSLPSEQAFQSVDPGNAKQRPPRSTCQSLGSPETPGVEGSPPASSPPPHTSAGDPSPGMDGILDPLLGTNWAPEESSGEANEGPAPQGTEPTTSRSGEGSIQAESARPSDRLLVASPPAGADEAQEPADSAGPALPSEDPALPMGQAWTSEKTDRTLALPRGHQTPGAPRTLTLRPQGLRRVSTLSAQPSLPRSRSGGNVLPLGELEGKRSTRDRRSPTELEGGQAREGAARPQAHLNPIPLTDAGSERQHVGPSDPKLPGFVFRLLVPSIILVLLAVGGLLFYRRRRRSHREPQAAESPLEQPEDSLLTSHTSSMSVCSPLTQDEDKQMELPV
- the CSF1 gene encoding macrophage colony-stimulating factor 1 isoform X2, which codes for MTARGAAGRCPPTAWLGPWLLLASLLVGRSVPEKVPGYCKDMITNGHLKILQHLIDSQMQTSCQIAFEFVDRDQLSDPVCYLKKAFLLVQDIMEDTLRFKDNTPNANATVQLQELSLRLKHCFATDHEEQGKACVRTFNETPLQLLEKVKNVFNETKQLLQNNGNVFSKDCRDSFAKCSGQDVVTRPDCNCLYPKASPSSDLASASPHQPLAPSMAPMAALSWADSEGVEGSSSLPSEQAFQSVDPGNAKQRPPRSTCQSLGSPETPGVEGSPPASSPPPHTSAGDPSPGMDGILDPLLGTNWAPEESSGEANEGPAPQGTEPTTSRSGEGSIQAESARPSDRLLVASPPAGADEAQEPADSAGPALPSEDPALPMGQAWTSEKTDRTLALPRGHQTPGAPRTLTLRPQGLRRVSTLSAQPSLPRSRSGGNVLPLGELEGKRSTRDRRSPTELEGGQAREGAARPQAHLNPIPLTDAGSERQHVGPSDPKLPGFVFRLLVPSIILVLLAVGGLLFYRRRRRSHREPQAAESPLEQPEDSSMSVCSPLTQDEDKQMELPV
- the CSF1 gene encoding macrophage colony-stimulating factor 1 isoform X3 — its product is MTARGAAGRCPPTAWLGPWLLLASLLVGRSVPEKVPGYCKDMITNGHLKILQHLIDSQMQTSCQIAFEFVDRDQLSDPVCYLKKAFLLVQDIMEDTLRFKDNTPNANATVQLQELSLRLKHCFATDHEEQGKACVRTFNETPLQLLEKVKNVFNETKQLLQNNGNVFSKDCRDSFAKCSGQDVVTRPDCNCLYPKASPSSDLASASPHQPLAPSMAPMAALSWADSEGVEGSSSLPSEQAFQSVDPGNAKQRPPRSTCQSLGSPETPGVEGSPPASSPPPHTSAGDPSPGMDGILDPLLGTNWAPEESSGEANEGPAPQGTEPTTSRSGEGSIQAESARPSDRLLVASPPAGADEAQEPADSAGPALPSEDPALPMGQAWTSEKTDRTLALPRGHQTPGAPRTLTLRPQGLRRVSTLSAQPSLPRSRSGGNVLPLGELEGKRSTRDRRSPTELEGGQAREGAARPQAHLNPIPLTDAGSERQHVGPSDPKLPGFVFRLLVPSIILVLLAVGGLLFYRRRRRSHREPQAAESPLEQPEDSPLTQDEDKQMELPV